Proteins found in one archaeon genomic segment:
- a CDS encoding SIR2 family protein gives MSYGSGPRVVPIKINVPEQKQAIQHLLTTSIKQGTFTPFLGAGVSASSPSSVGLYFEIEPGSYWATVQGRFQTLESALGKGNETTRKYIQSLAMNYRIRSQSQGVSPRMAKQTPIVNFQLKIAKLASALIAAFAAGVSREQNPGIDSDDYSVEMSEGEQERIVGPLFDAVEASLALVLDKTRSGGKPRRLETSIIYKRMGVITCKLLSSKVWGKSKVRWIQNDQSKQVHEAKLPMLSALYEECNPFKENQVPHMRLSLIQWLGDLLWYTMRFDIPAYPSSSELAFLASLLLDTEDLPRRAALAEGANALGEETLFVEHLKNWLKYCEGDEHQSTTDFHRDIAELLVQEFKTYEWNNVEGKQEGGLYPIAFTTNYDRCLEIALSDQQSKYHVIYPVLERNRPDQLPDTKWLVSLGIPSSDGPREVVKGVLSEVKDERGFRILRDDDSGSLQVDVQGPIIVKLHGSPLHPVQNARQEPFLVLSEASYLLSMVGPQGYPQFLNSEMSESRRQLWFLGYSLSDWNVRLSLYRQAHEHFINKPSNEFRNTMNRKIDAIKSALLGTLQVRVYLGDLEELGKMIEHSLLSGG, from the coding sequence ATGAGCTATGGCTCGGGCCCGAGGGTAGTCCCAATAAAGATCAACGTACCAGAGCAGAAGCAGGCCATCCAACACCTTCTAACCACTTCGATAAAGCAAGGCACCTTCACTCCCTTTCTAGGGGCAGGGGTGTCTGCGTCCTCTCCAAGCTCTGTGGGCTTGTACTTCGAAATCGAACCAGGATCCTACTGGGCAACAGTCCAAGGCAGATTCCAAACTCTGGAATCCGCACTGGGCAAGGGAAACGAGACTACAAGAAAGTACATTCAATCGCTCGCGATGAACTACAGGATACGAAGTCAATCGCAAGGAGTCTCGCCAAGGATGGCCAAGCAGACCCCGATTGTCAACTTCCAGCTGAAGATTGCCAAGCTGGCTTCAGCCTTGATAGCGGCATTCGCAGCAGGCGTTTCCCGTGAACAGAATCCCGGAATCGATTCTGACGATTATTCAGTCGAAATGAGTGAGGGGGAACAAGAAAGAATCGTTGGTCCCCTTTTCGACGCGGTCGAAGCGTCGCTCGCCCTTGTCCTCGATAAGACAAGATCTGGGGGAAAGCCCCGTAGACTGGAGACCTCAATAATCTACAAACGAATGGGCGTAATCACCTGTAAGCTCCTAAGTAGTAAAGTCTGGGGGAAGTCAAAGGTGAGGTGGATTCAGAACGACCAATCGAAACAGGTGCATGAGGCCAAACTTCCCATGTTGAGCGCGCTTTACGAAGAGTGCAATCCCTTCAAGGAGAACCAGGTTCCGCACATGAGACTCAGTCTAATCCAATGGCTTGGGGACCTTCTGTGGTATACCATGCGATTCGACATTCCAGCCTACCCATCTTCCTCCGAACTCGCTTTCCTTGCATCCCTACTATTGGACACCGAAGATCTCCCAAGAAGAGCAGCTTTGGCTGAGGGAGCGAACGCACTTGGAGAGGAAACACTCTTCGTGGAGCATCTGAAGAACTGGCTAAAGTATTGCGAAGGTGACGAACATCAATCGACAACCGACTTCCATCGAGATATTGCAGAACTGCTTGTCCAGGAATTCAAGACGTACGAATGGAACAATGTCGAAGGAAAACAAGAAGGAGGCCTCTACCCCATCGCGTTCACTACAAACTACGATAGATGCTTGGAAATCGCCCTCAGCGATCAGCAATCAAAGTATCATGTAATCTATCCTGTACTTGAAAGGAACCGGCCCGATCAACTCCCTGACACGAAGTGGCTCGTAAGCCTAGGCATCCCAAGCTCAGATGGCCCCAGAGAAGTGGTGAAGGGAGTCTTGTCAGAGGTCAAGGATGAGCGCGGGTTCAGAATCCTGAGAGATGATGACTCCGGCTCCTTGCAGGTGGACGTCCAAGGGCCAATAATCGTGAAACTTCACGGCTCGCCCCTCCACCCAGTCCAAAACGCCAGGCAGGAACCTTTCCTAGTGTTGTCGGAGGCGTCATATCTTCTATCAATGGTGGGCCCACAGGGTTATCCGCAGTTCTTGAATTCCGAGATGTCAGAGTCACGCCGTCAGCTTTGGTTCCTTGGATATTCCCTGAGCGACTGGAACGTAAGGCTTAGTCTCTATCGTCAGGCCCATGAACACTTCATCAACAAACCCAGTAATGAGTTCCGAAACACGATGAACCGTAAGATTGATGCCATCAAGTCTGCGCTGCTTGGAACCTTGCAAGTACGAGTGTATTTGGGCGATTTGGAAGAGCTCGGCAAGATGATTGAACATTCGCTATTGAGTGGTGGTTGA
- a CDS encoding ATP-grasp domain-containing protein, translating to MISEIDGRLGRRKLIWFGIRGADAVPLLELQQFREVFSIIAPLQSLSVERETCLENMKKERPDLDRYSVDDDTTIQASEFRRALFEALSEPSAVVPYTTGGFITAAYYPRWETTEYLGLFNERREAFTYKPWVESELVKLGVPTVPWRYVKDEDRTRLIEALELGPVVVRTSRTDGGVGVGLIHDKKGLSQHLPDHADGFIAVAPFLHPNIPLNVNACVFKDGTVSLHSPSLQLIGVPSCTSRTFGYCGNDFARIRELPANILDSLEEIVLKTGRWLASVGYLGAFGVDAIVHDAKVLLAEVNPRFQGSSALSASLDAELDRPDVFLCHIASFQGLTPPPIDHLRDLASSQGRVSQVIIHNCTPSTLERTDNGTLEGPNRYLIVPQKGIGIKPNAVLAKVYVDESVTQDGLSLSPEYRKLTEGFSASHFSKSSSRVEASS from the coding sequence ATGATTTCAGAGATCGATGGGCGCCTGGGAAGGCGGAAGCTAATCTGGTTTGGGATTCGAGGCGCAGACGCCGTTCCCTTGTTGGAATTGCAGCAGTTCAGGGAGGTCTTCTCTATCATAGCGCCACTCCAGTCGCTTTCAGTCGAGAGAGAAACGTGCTTGGAGAACATGAAGAAGGAGCGGCCAGACCTCGATCGATACAGCGTTGACGACGACACAACCATACAAGCGTCCGAGTTCCGGCGGGCATTGTTCGAGGCCCTCTCCGAGCCCAGCGCTGTGGTTCCCTACACGACGGGGGGTTTCATCACGGCCGCCTATTACCCCCGATGGGAAACGACCGAATATCTGGGCCTGTTCAACGAAAGAAGGGAGGCTTTCACGTACAAACCATGGGTGGAGTCGGAGTTAGTGAAGCTTGGCGTCCCTACCGTCCCGTGGAGATACGTGAAAGACGAGGATCGCACCCGGCTCATCGAAGCCCTCGAGCTGGGACCAGTTGTCGTTAGGACGTCTAGGACCGACGGCGGAGTGGGGGTTGGGCTTATCCATGACAAGAAGGGGCTATCTCAACACTTGCCGGATCACGCAGACGGGTTCATCGCCGTCGCCCCGTTTCTCCACCCCAACATACCGCTGAATGTCAATGCATGCGTGTTCAAGGACGGGACTGTCTCTCTCCATTCTCCCTCACTACAGCTAATTGGAGTCCCGTCATGTACAAGCAGAACTTTCGGCTATTGCGGGAACGACTTCGCCAGAATTCGAGAGCTCCCAGCCAATATTCTAGATTCATTAGAAGAGATTGTCCTGAAGACCGGGAGATGGCTCGCATCGGTGGGCTATCTAGGGGCATTCGGAGTCGACGCGATTGTTCACGACGCGAAGGTACTCTTGGCGGAAGTCAATCCCAGATTCCAGGGTTCCTCGGCCCTCTCGGCAAGCTTGGACGCCGAACTCGATAGGCCAGACGTCTTTCTTTGTCACATAGCCTCCTTTCAAGGGTTAACACCTCCACCCATTGACCATCTCAGGGACTTGGCGTCCAGTCAAGGGAGGGTTTCGCAAGTAATCATCCATAACTGCACCCCCTCCACTCTGGAGAGGACAGACAATGGGACCTTGGAAGGGCCCAATCGGTATCTCATAGTGCCTCAGAAAGGAATCGGAATCAAACCCAATGCAGTATTGGCAAAGGTATACGTCGACGAATCAGTGACACAAGACGGGCTGAGTCTTTCCCCAGAGTACAGGAAGCTGACAGAAGGCTTTTCAGCAAGCCACTTCAGCAAATCCTCTTCTCGAGTTGAGGCTAGCTCGTGA
- a CDS encoding class I SAM-dependent methyltransferase has product MASDFDLLFQNPDELTRLESHSLSRVFERYGVKSVLDCAAGTGIQAIGLAEGGYDVSASDISDKMLKQLGRKAADKRLRIPTALADFRTLEPWKGSTFDAVICCGNSIPLVADLDEVRRSLRAMTSVTRLHGIGVVGLHNYLWPGLKKHRLSYRGTRVNREGIEMRVDFRLYDLGRVKVNYLCVRLGRRPWFTQYVKSYLLLRPQALANLMLDCGYKSARILDRRGFELHEGFDEFPLVVGET; this is encoded by the coding sequence ATGGCGTCCGATTTCGACCTTCTCTTCCAGAATCCTGATGAATTGACCCGGCTTGAATCGCACTCTCTAAGTCGAGTGTTCGAGCGTTACGGGGTTAAGTCCGTACTAGATTGTGCCGCTGGCACAGGGATTCAGGCTATAGGACTAGCAGAAGGGGGATACGACGTCAGTGCCTCTGACATATCAGACAAGATGCTCAAACAGCTGGGAAGGAAGGCAGCTGACAAGAGACTCAGGATTCCGACCGCACTTGCCGATTTCCGGACCCTCGAACCATGGAAAGGCTCTACGTTCGACGCGGTCATTTGCTGTGGAAACTCTATTCCTCTGGTCGCTGATCTCGATGAGGTAAGACGCTCCCTTCGAGCCATGACTAGTGTAACACGACTCCACGGCATCGGTGTGGTAGGATTACACAACTATCTCTGGCCAGGTCTCAAGAAACATCGATTGTCATATCGAGGGACCAGAGTCAACAGGGAAGGTATCGAAATGCGGGTGGACTTCCGCCTATATGACCTTGGACGCGTCAAGGTCAACTATCTGTGCGTTAGGTTAGGAAGACGTCCGTGGTTTACGCAGTATGTAAAGTCGTATCTACTTCTCCGACCTCAGGCTCTTGCAAACCTGATGTTGGATTGCGGTTATAAATCAGCGAGAATCCTCGACCGGCGTGGGTTCGAACTTCATGAGGGTTTCGACGAGTTCCCATTGGTGGTAGGAGAAACCTGA